One window of Papaver somniferum cultivar HN1 chromosome 9, ASM357369v1, whole genome shotgun sequence genomic DNA carries:
- the LOC113308921 gene encoding uncharacterized protein LOC113308921 isoform X1, whose product MAKISHSGWTGKEVSTIVLAPKLCFNRRKNRRLLKKKPPCRKAAIETKTKNLRSSLIPCLTFLYGLYSISIAVQTAARPSLTHWYLRKTSLSKSVISAIETERLRMRMKGSLTNIFRRRYRAALQDLERSTEVLKSEDKHQQTKIPHYLNIKELGLLGNSVYKGPFYRSITTLTASLQNYQTISPNNSSLSRGTFDKPWSASQHRGVKVLGTDVRSGNVIQRKGRIYQVLKAQHTQQGRGGAIIQVELRDVDSGNKVTERFHTDEAMERVFVEEKSFTYLYTIGESVTLMEPETYEQMEVTKDLFGKASAYLKEDMKVSLQLYDGKVMSATIPPRVTCTVAEAKGNMKGLTATPQYRRVLLENGLTVQAPPFIEVGDQIIVNTVDDSYVTRAKE is encoded by the exons ATGGCAAAAATAAGCCATAGTGGTTGGACAGGGAAGGAAGTAAGCACCATAGTTCTTGCTCCAAAACTTTGCTTTAACCGTCGTAAAAATAGAAGATTACTGAAAAAGAAACCTCCGTGCCGTAAGGCAGCCATTGAAACTAAAACTAAGAATCTCCGGTCATCCTTGATACCGTGTCTAACATTTTTATACGGACTCTACTCCATTTCCATTGCCGTGCAAACCGCTGCTCGGCCATCTCTGACTCACTGGTATCTCCGTAAAACTTCGTTGTCAAAATCTGTGATCTCGG CTATTGAGACGGAGAGATTGAGAATGAGGATGAAAGGGAGTTTGACTAATATCTTCAGACGAAGATACCGTGCAGCTCTTCAAGATTTAGAAAGATCAACAGAAGTTTTAAAGTCCGAAGACAAACACCAGCAAACTAAGATTCCTCATTATCTG AACATAAAAGAACTTGGTTTACTGGGAAATTCAGTTTACAAAGGACCTTTTTACAG AAGCATCACAACTCTCACGGCATCACTACAAAATTACCAGACCATCTCACCTAATAATAGTTCGCTTTCGCGTGGCACCTTTGATAAACCATGGTCCGCTTCCCAACACCGTGGAGTTAAAGTTTTAGGCACTGAT GTCAGAAGCGGGAATGTCATCCAAAGGAAAG GACGTATTTATCAG GTTCTTAAAGCACAACACACACAGCAGGGAAGAGGAGGAGCAATAATACAG GTGGAGTTACGTGATGTTGACAGTGGAAACAAAGTGACCGAAAGATTTCACACCGATGAGGCAATGGAAA GAGTTTTTGTCGAAGAGAAATCTTTCACCTATTTGTACACCATAGGCGAGTCAGTAACACTAATGGA GCCCGAAACATATGAACAAATGGAGGTAACAAAGGACTTGTTTGGCAAGGCTTCTGCATACCTAAAAG AGGATATGAAAGTCAGCTTGCAATTATATGATGGTAAAGTGATGTCTGCTACTATTCCACCACGGGTGACATGTACTGTTGCTGAAGCAAAAGGCAATATGAAGGGGCTGACTGCCACACCTCA